In Nitrospira defluvii, the genomic stretch CCAGATGCTGGAGCATCACGGCGCGATGTTCCTGTCGAGCGTCTGCCTCCAACGGAATGGGCGTTCGCACATCCGGCAGATGCACCGGCGTCACTCCACTCATGCCGGGTGCGGGCTGATGTTCTGCACAGCCGCTCGCAAGGAGGAATAGCAGCACCAGGCACGATAACGACGCCTTTGAAGTCATTCGCCCTCGACTCATGCCTGCTCCTCTGTCGCCTGCCGCCAGTAGGCATCCACCTGCTCTTGAATGTGCCGAATGGCCTCTGTTTGTACCGTCGGCTCGAACAAATGCCGAAACCGTCCCTGCAGTTGCAGATAGGCCTCGACCGGCTTGCGCTTCGGAATATAGGTGTGGGTGACCACCCCGTTGATGGCCTCCTTCAGCGGCCAGAGACCGGTCTCCACAGCCAACTTGGCGACTTCCGGCGTTTCTCCGGGGTCGTACAACCAGCCGGTCGGGCAGGCGGCGAGGGCAAGAAACATCTTCGGTCCAGTGAAGGCGGCGGCACGCGCAAACTTCTCCTCTAAATCCAGCGGATACCGTGGGGCGACCGTCGCGATGTAGGGCGGCCGATGCGCCCGCCAGATCTCAAAGATGTCTTTCTTCTCCTGGATTGTCGCGGTGGGATGCTGCAGACCGCAGGGTGATGTCGCCGTTCGCGCGGCAAAGGGGGTGGCGGGGGACAGCTGCATGCCGGTGTTGCCGTACGCTTCGTTGTCGTAACAGATGTAATAAAAATCAAGCTGGCGATTCATGGCGCCGGAGGTCGACGACAGCGCCATATCGTACGTGGAGCCATCACCTCCCAACACGATGACCTTCACATCTTCGTCCTTGGGCACTCTCCCCTTGGCGATCAGCACATCCAAGGCATCGCGAATCCCCTGCGCGCCGGCCGGCGCCGAACCCATGGTCGTATACAACCATGATCCCTTGAACGATGTGTAGGGGTAGGCCGCCAACATGGTAAAGCAGCCGGCGGCATTCACGTAGACGACATGATCGCCCAGCACCTTCGCCGCGAGTCGCAGCGCTTCGAGGCCACCACATCCGGCGCACAGGACCGTGCCGGGAAGGACGTGCTCTTCGCGGGGAATCTGTTTGATCTTCTTGAACGTCTCGCGCTGCCACATACGGTCTCTCGTGAAGCCTCTCTCGCTGTTCACTTCTCGTCTCACCAGAAACGTCAGCAGGGTTCCTTCTTCAGGTTTCAGGTTTCAGGTTTCAGGTTTCAGGTTTCAGGTTTCAGGTTTCAGGTTTCAGGTTTCAGGTTTCAGGTTTCAGGTTTCAGGCCGCCTGCCGCCACCATCTGCAATTGCGTCATCTCCTGATGTTCCTCAGTACTGTAGAGCAACACCGGTCCGCAGCCCCTTCCGGTGACTCCGGCCTGCGCCGTCTGCTCAAACACGGTTTGAAACTCGCCGGCCGAAAGATTCTGGCCTCCCAACCCGCCGATGAATGAACACAGGGCCCGTGGCCTGGCGGTCTCGTGGTACAAACAGGCGGCGATTTCTTGATAGAGAATCCCGCCCTGCCCCGGCGCCAGGTTCTGATCCAGCACAGCCACGGCCCGTCGCCCACGCAAGGCCTGTCGAATGGCATCAGCCGGCCAGGGGCGAATCACCCGTAGTCGAAGGAGACCTACCCGCTTCCCCTGCGCTCTGGCAACATCGACCGCCGCCTTCCCTTTGCTTGCCCCCGCATTGGTCATCACGAGCACGTCTTCCGCATCATCCAACCGGTACCCTTCGACCAGGTCATACCGACGACCGAACAAGACCTGGAACGAATCCGCCGCCTCCCGATGCACTTCGAGCGCATTCTGGGCAGCGAGATGCACCTGATGCCGGAAATACGCATACGTGGTACCGCCGATCACGGCCACACCCAACGCATGCGGCGACGAGGCCGTGAACCCGAGATGAGACGGGCGGAAGGGCGGCAAAAACCGTCGTACGGTAGCCGGATCGGGCACCGTGACCGGCTCACGGGTGAACGACAGGGTAAACCCGTCCAGGTTCACGATCACCGGCAACATCACCCGTTCATCTTCCGCAATCCGATAGGCCATCAGAATCGAATCCAACACCTCTTGGCAGGTCTCGGCATGAATCTGCAGAAACCCGGCGTCGCGCGCGGCCAACACGTCATTGTGGTCGGACTCCAGGGTAATCGGCGCGGCCAGGGCCCGCGAGACATTGACCAGCACGAGCGGGGCACGCCACCCCGAAATGGAATAGAGCACCTCGAACGCATGCAGCAACCCTTGACTAGAGGTGGCGGTAAAAACTCGCGCGCCCGTGACTTCCGCCGCACCGGCCGCCGTCATCATGGAATGTTCGGAATCCATGCTCACGAATCGCGCGGCCAACTCCCCCTGCTCACACCACTTAGCCAAGGCTTCGACGATTTCCGTCTGCGGCGTGATGGGAAACGCCGGAATATAATCCACGTCGGCCAACCGGGCGCCCCAGGCAGCTGCCAGGTTCCCGGTCATCATTTGGCTGTCCATGCGACCCCGCCTTCCTGTTCCCGCTCCGCAATCAATGCGTGCGTCGGACATTCGTGCACGCAAATCTGACAGCCTTTGCAATGGTCATAGTCCACGACCGGCCGATCCTCCCGATTCATCGTGATCACCCCGTCCGGACAATAGACGAAACAGAGCCAGCATCCGTTGCACTTGTCTGGGATCAACACCGGTCGAAATGTTCGCCAGCCGCCGGTTTCGCGTAACACCGAATTTCCTGCCGCGGCGATCCTGGCTGTGCCCTTCGTCGGTGTTTCATAGGTCGGATGGTGCAAAGACGCGGCGTTGACGGCCTGCCCTCTGCCTTGAGGCAATCTGGCCGACTCAACCGAGTCGTAGCACTGCCGCGCCACCGTCAGATTCCGTTCGATCACCGGCTCGGCCAGGCCGAGATCGCGAAGCTCGCCTTCGATCGCCGAGCGCACAGGCTCCCACTCCAACCCCACCAATCGCGCGGCGACTGCGCCGAGCAGGGCACTGATCGCCTCACGCGCTCCCAGCTGTTGCAGGGCCACCCCCGTCACATCCCGCGTCGTCACGTACTCAGGCAAGGACACATGGGCGCGTAGCGCCTCCGCACTCAGCGACGAATTCACGAACAGGACCGTCTGCCCGGTCGCTCCGTCCAACACGCGCGCCACCGCATCGTCCAGCAACGAGGCATCGGCCACCACGATGACGTCAGGATGCGCAATCGCCCCCCGCTCGCGGATCGGTTCCCGGCCGAAGCGCGTGAATGCCGCGACCGGCGCCCCTCTTCGCTCCGCGCCGTAGATCGGGGAGTCTTGCGCCACATACCCGCTCACGAACGCTGCCGTGCCGAGAATGCGGCTGGCCGTCTTGGCGCCTTGCCCCCCACGTCCGTGAAATCGTACAGCCACCATCTCAAGCTCGATCCGCCCGCTCCTTCTTGAAGGCTTCTTTTCCGGCCGCCACAGCCGCAGCAATCGTGGCTTCCGTCTCCCGGAGATAGCGTTTGGCCTCATCCACAGTCTGAGAAATGTCTTGGCGAATCTCCCGTGCCTTCTCCAACATCTCTTCCTCCGTGCGGCGCGCATACCCACGTAATGCCGCCCGCGTCTCTACTCCGGATTTTGGCGCATAGAGAATGGCGGCCATTGCACCCAGCACGGCGCCGCTGAGAAACGCGATCGACATCCCGGCTCCTGAACAATTGTGACTCTGATCGGCCATGGTGCTGTCTCCTTCCCGGCTAAAATATGAATCGGGCATCGGCATGCGCGGTTACCACCCGCTCTTGGAGAAAGCAGAGGACGTGCCAGGCACCAAGGCCTGCATCCGAGACAAGTGTCGACTTTGGCGAGGATTTTCCCTGCGCAGCGCGGCGACATGCCTATTGTGCGGTTCGACTGGGGAATTCCAGAACCGCAGGGATGCTGCACTGTTGCAAAACGCATCAGTGGCAATGGATGGCGCCGGCATCCCCGGCCAGTACGCTGGGCTCGTTGCGGGAGTTTTCTTCGAAGTCGTGATCAGCGTGCAGAAGGGAGCAGGGGGGAGGCACAGCGGGGCAACCGGCGCACAGGGGCCCATTCACTCTTTTTCCGGCGACGACGGCGTCTGTGTCGGCGCGGATTCTTCCTCAGATCCATCCATACGATCGCCCTCACGGGAGTCGCGCATGCCCCCGTGCCCCATTGGGCCGCGTCCGCGCATCCCGCGCATGCCATGATGACGTCGGAAGGTCCGCTCGTATTGAAGAATGGCCCAGATCTCTTCGTCGGTGAGTTGCTCGCCGAAACCGATCATGCTGGTCCCCGGCGACCCATGTTTGATCACCCAGAAGATTTCCCCTTCCGTCCGATGGCGCCAGAATCCATGATGCTGGAAGTTGCGAGGCGCAGGATTGAGCTGAGCCGCCAGCGGCCCATTCCCGTCGCCTTCCGCTCCATGACAATTGATACAGGTGCCTTTCCCCGCATAGAGCGCTTTGCCCTTTTCAATGGTCTGAGGTGCGTCCGGCACTGGGCTTCTCAGAGCCCGAGCTTCCGCCATCTTGTCCGCCGGGACGCGAGGCCGCATGACATCATGCCCGGCCGCCCACGCCAGGGACGAACCACAGAGCAACGCGACAAACAGCATCGCCGTCACCGCCAGACTTCCTCTGCGCTCCACCATGCCTCTTCCCCTCCGGGGGCACATCTTAGATCGCCCACGCACCTGACCGGAGTCAGAAATCCAGTTCCGCCATTTTCCGATGAAAACGGGTGATCACGTTGGGATCCGGCGTGAGGCGAATCTGCGCTTCATCCTTCCCCCTGTACGGAAGGAGATTCAAGACATACCGCAGACCTTCCAGGCGGGCCGCCTGCTTATCGTTCGCCTTCACGATGATCCAGGGGCTGAACGTCGTATGGGTTTTGCTGAACATCTCTTCCTTGAACCGCGTATAGGAATCCCACATCTCCTGAGCCTTTTCATCGACCGGGCTCAGCTTCCACTGCTTGAGCGGATTCTGCCGACGGGCCTCAAACCGTTTTGCCTGTTCCTCCTTGGAAATCGAAAACCAGAACTTGATGATCGTGACGCCATCTTCGTACAGCATGTGCTCGAATTCCGTCACCTGCTGCAGGAACCGCTGGTGTTCCTTTTTGCTGCAGAATCCCATGACCGGCTCCACTACGGCCCGGTTGTACCAACTCCGATCGAAGAAGACGATTTCGCCCTTGTTGGGCAATTGCCGGATGTACCGCTGAAAATACCATTGCCCCCGTTCGTCGTCCGTCGGCTTCGGGAGAGCCACGACCCGCATGGCACGCGGGTTGAGATGTTCGGTGAAACGGCGGATGGTCCCACCTTTGCCGGCCGCATCACGCCCCTCGACAAGAATGGCAATGCGCTGACCGTCGGCCTGCACCCACCGTTGGAGCCGGACCAATTCGACCTGCAGCTGCCGCAATTCCTGTTCGTATAAGAGCGTCTTGCGAACCTCGTCCAGATTGATGTTCTTGCTCTTGATCAGTTGGATCAGGCCCCTCGGCGTGTTGATCCGCCGGAGATCTTCTTCACTCAAGATCCGGCCCGCTTCACCGATGAATCCCGCCGCCATGGCGCCGCCGGGGTCACGCGCCGCCTCATATCCGTCGCCCACCCGGGGGACGGCGGTGGGGATCACCTCCAGGTCGTCCTCCTCCAGGTCCTGTGGCCCGAGCATCGTGTCCGGCTCCGTCAGTTCACGGTCTTTTCTGCCCTTGGCTTTTCCGTTTCCTTGTCCGTTTCCTGCCATGCGCGCCCCCTGTCCTTTCATGCTGGATCAGAATGCCACGTTCCGGTCACGCTCAGCCACAGCCTTGATGTAATCAGCCATGCCCTTGATCGTGGCGCCGGCGACGAGATCCGTCCCGCTAATTTGACGAGCAACCGCGCAGGCCCCGCAGACCCAGATGGGAATCTGCGCCGCTTGCACCGCAGCCAGCAGATCCTTCAATGCGGTCAGGTTCACACCGGTCACATGATCGGCCGTGCCCTTGCGCCCCAGCGTTACGGCCTCGTTCCACAGCCAGAGCACCACATCATGCCCCTGCTCTTTGGCCGTCTTGGCCGCCATGAAGGGTAACGTCGCCATCGTGGGATCGTCAGTACCACGACTGCCGGAAATGATAAACGTCGCCATCAAGTATTCCTCCTCTCAACGCACATGGCGCACCGCCGATGACGATGCGCCACACGCTGCCTGCTCCGGCCGTGTTATTTGGCCAGACTTCTCACGTAGGCGATGAGCTGCCACACCTGCTCATCCGGCAATCCGGCAAAGGACATCATGCCGGTGCCGGGTGATCCGTTCTTGATGATCCAGAACAGTTGCCCGTCCGGAAGGTCTTTCATCATCGAGCCGCAGGTAAAGTTTCTGGGCGGAGGGATTAATGCCGCGCCCATGAAACCCTGTCCGTTCCCCTTCTCCCCGTGACACATCGCACAAGCCACCGGCTGGGCGGTCTGCAGGAAGAGCGTTTTCCCCGCCTGGACGGTCGCGTCCGAGTGCGGCAACGGACTCGTCTTGGAGAGGAAGTCCGCCGGTGCCTTCGCTGTTTTCCTGGGTTGCGGGCAGACGCCGCTCGGCCCTTCACCGCCGACGGTCGCTTGCGCCACATCGGCTCCACCTTTGAAGGTGGCTTTCAAGTAGGCCATCACATCCGCCACACCCTGCTGCCCGATCGTCAGGCCCCAATAGGGCATGTTCGGCGATTTCCCCATGGCCGCGCCGCCATGGTTGATCACATTGTAGAGATAGTCGGTCGGCACCTTGTCGAAGGGAATGTTGGCATGGATCGCCGGTTTTGGCTCAAGCCCCGAGGCGGCCGGACCGTCCCCTTTTCCGGTGAACCCATGACACTGGGCGCAATATTCTTTGTACAGCACCTTCCCGCGATCGGCACTCGCCATCCCGAACTCAGGCGCCGTCCACGGTTCGTAATACTTGAAGTCCTTGACCCCTTGCACCGCCAGAAAACCGATGACCGCCCGCAGTTGCGGCTCTGTGGCATCGGCCAGGAACTCCCCGGTGTGGGTGATAAAATCCTGGGGGTTTTGGCCGAAGCGGAAGAGCCAATCCATGTTGTACCGTTGCCCGGATGCTGCCAACGAGATACTTTGCGGCCCACCGATCAGTTTGCCGTTCTCTTCGATCAGGTGACATCCGAGACAGGCGTGGGCTTTGTAAGCCATCCCGCCGAACGTGGCGTCGAACTTACTGATTTTCGAGACATCAAAGGCGCCGACTTTCACCCGCGAATCCTTGTTGTGTTGCTCGAAATACTCCGCAATACCCTGAGCTTCATCCTCAGTGACGACCGGGTGCCGAGTCGGCCCCTCGGACAAATCCCATCGGTACCCTTTAGGATAGAGCGGGGCCTCTTTCCCGGTCAGGTATCGAAGCAGCCACGAACGTTGGTATTTGCTCCCGGCCCAAATCAGATCGGGCGCCTTCAAATTGAACCGCGACTCCGCTTTCCCTTCCAGGCGGTGACATCCGGCACAGTTGTTCTGGATCATCTCCTTGACGCGAGTTTGATCACTGCCTAAGAGCAAGCGGGGAAATGAAAACAGCCCCATCAGCATGACCAAGGCGCACCCGATCATCACCGTCCGTCTTCCACCCATGAAACACCCCTTTCGTTCACCCCACTGCGCGGCCGGTCAGCGTGATGCCAACCAGGCATGGATATCTGCGATTTCCTGATGACTCAAGACAGCGCTCCAAGCCGGCATCGGGCCTCGGCCATGGAGCACCGTCTCCCAAAACGCTCCCTCGTTCTTCAAGATTTTATTGCGGACCAATTTGGGCCCTGCCCCTCCCATCGCGCCCTCGCCATGGCAGGCCTGACAATTCCGTGCAAAGATTTCCGCGCCTCGTGCCGATACCCCGACCAGCGGACCGTCACTCGCGGTGCTTGGCCCTCCCGCCGGGGCCGTCATCGCCAACTCTTCTTCGATAGACGGCAAATGGTCCGGCGCACCTGGATGGTAGCGGGTCGTCACGAACTGAAGCAGGGCGGCGGCTTCGTCCTTGGACAAGTCCGCGCCCCAATGCATCATCTTCTCGACCGTGACCTGCCATCGATCCGGCGGCAACCGCTGTTGCACGATGAGATCGGTCGTGTGACACACGGCGCAACGGGCATGAATCAACGTCACAGCCCGGCGAGCCTGCGCCGGTTCAATCGTATGCTTGTCATCCTCTTGAGCCGCCGTCCCGGCGGCGATGCCGAGGAGCAGTACGAGGCCCCCAACCACCGGAGACCATCGCCCTCGCTCCCTTCGCGCCTCCTCCATCACGCCCCTCATGCGGCCACCATCACAGACAGGCGGTCCCACCCATTCCACAGAAACCCCCCGGGATTCCACGGACTCTTTTCCGGTTGCTGAATCCCCTGCGCATCCGTCGCCCGACAGAGAATCGCCGTCGGTCCAACCTGGCGCGCGTTCCACAGGTATTGCCATTGCCGCCAGGCATAGGGCTGCTCTTCACCCACCAAACGAGCTGGCTCCCAGGTCTTTCCGTCGTCGCACGAGACTTCCACCTTGGTGATCGGCGATTCACCCGCCCAGGCCACCCCTTGAATGGTCACCGGACCGGTTTTCAGCGTGTCCCCTTCACCGGGCGCGGCGATCAGCGATTTCACCGGCATCTGCTCGACCGGCACCATCACGCTCCCCGGCAACCCGGACCCCTGCTGGATCGACGTCTCCGGTATGCGATAGGCCTGCTGCATGTAATATCCGAGCGTTTCGTCTGCACGCAGGGTGATCTCCGTTAACCATTTCATGCAGGATTCTGCCATCCAGCCCGGGGTGATCACCCGCAACGGTGCCCCATGCAGGAGCGGTAATGGACGACCATTCATCTCATAGGCAAGAAGCGTATCCGGATGGAGCGCTTTGGCGATGGGAATACTTCGCGTGAATAGGGGCACGGTGGGCAGAGCCGGACGATCCGCGCCCTGCATTTGCACATGCAGTCCCTGCGGCTTCACGCCGGCACGCTGCAAGACGTCGCGCAGCCGAACGCCGGTCCATTGCGCGTTTCCAGCCGCACCCCGTTCCCATTGGACACCGGGAACCTTGGGACGATGGTGCGCGCGACCGTTTCCGCTACATTGCAACACGGCGGTAATGGTGATCGGGTCAAACTTTTTGAGCTCGGGCAGGGTCAGGGTCAACTCATCCTTCACGAGTCCCTTCACCGTGAGACGCCACGACTCCGGCTGAATGGCCTCCGCACTGGGTGGCCCGAAATGGCTGCGCACGAAAAACCGTTCGTTGGAGGTCAGCCAGGAGGTGAATTCTCGCACTGGCGTTTCCGCGTCAAACGGCCGGGAAACACGAACGGTGAGCGGGCCGCTCGCCTGCCCCGTCGCCTCAACCTGACTGTCGGCGAGCGCTCGGTCGACACCACCCGCCACCACACCCACTCCGATCCCCTGCAGCACCCGTTCGAGCAACGCTCGCCTCGTCACCGCCATGCTTGTCCTTTCATCCTACCCCCATCACCCTCTACGTATGAGGATTCAATTCGATCGCCACCCGAACCGGCACCACGACAGATTGATGCACGGTGCATCCGTGAGCGACTTTCAACAATCGTTCTTTCAATTCCGGCGTGATCCGGTGAGGCAGCCTGATCGACAGATGAATCTGCCCCACACGGTGAGGCTGCTCCGCCATGGTCCACTCCGCCTCCACTTTCAGGCCGTCACGGGAAATGTCGTGTCGCGCGCAAAAGTTACCCACGAAATAGCCTACGCAGCTGGCCACAGAGCCCACAAACAATTCCACGGGACTCATGCCCGCGTCGGCGCCACCATCTTCGACCGGTTGATCCGTGACGACGCGATGCCGGTCGCTGAGGATGTCGTAACGTGCGCCGCCCTGATAGGCCACGCTGAGCTTCATCCTATCGTTCCTCCATCTATCGGCGTTGTCTCATCGGTGGTCGCTGACGGCACATCTCGGCCAATACTTGGCCGCGGTCTGCATCGCGAGCCCCGCTGCGTCTACTTAGTAGGGCACATCCGCCGGCTTCCCCCCCTTCGGCCAATCATGGCCCTTGTCGGGAAAGTCCGGGCGTGGTTGCGCGTTGATGTAAGCCGCGACGTCATACGCATCCTGATCCGAGAGAGCCCATCCCCTGGTTCTTGGCATGTTCGACTTGATGAACGCAGCCGCCACCGGAACGAGGGCCAGCTCCGCGCCGAGCGTGTAGGACTGAGGTCCCCACAGGGGTGGCCCCGCCATCGTGCCCTGCCCATCGGCTCCGTGACAAAACGCACAACGGGCGGTGAAGACCTTGACTCCATTCACTGCGTCCGGCGGCTTGGGTGATTGAATGGTGGGGATCCCGCGCCAGGCCATCCGGCTGTCGGCCGGGACATCCTTCGACAACCATTCGATATAGGCGACGATTGCCTGCAGTTTGTGACTGTCTTGCGGAATCGGCTTGCCGTTCAAGTTGCGTTCGAAACATTCATTGATGCGGTCGGCCAGCGTCACGACACGCCCGGCCCGCGCACGATATTCGGGATAGGCCCGCGAGAGGCCGACATAGGAGGCCGAATTGGGATCAAGTCCTGCATCCAAATGACAGTTGGCGCAAGTGAGCCCGTTCCCTACGTAGGAGGCGGCAAATTCCTGGGTATGGACGACCAGCTGATACCCTAACCGGATCTGCTCTCCGCGCTGGCCCCCGGGGAT encodes the following:
- a CDS encoding thiamine pyrophosphate-dependent enzyme, which codes for MWQRETFKKIKQIPREEHVLPGTVLCAGCGGLEALRLAAKVLGDHVVYVNAAGCFTMLAAYPYTSFKGSWLYTTMGSAPAGAQGIRDALDVLIAKGRVPKDEDVKVIVLGGDGSTYDMALSSTSGAMNRQLDFYYICYDNEAYGNTGMQLSPATPFAARTATSPCGLQHPTATIQEKKDIFEIWRAHRPPYIATVAPRYPLDLEEKFARAAAFTGPKMFLALAACPTGWLYDPGETPEVAKLAVETGLWPLKEAINGVVTHTYIPKRKPVEAYLQLQGRFRHLFEPTVQTEAIRHIQEQVDAYWRQATEEQA
- a CDS encoding pyruvate synthase — encoded protein: MDSQMMTGNLAAAWGARLADVDYIPAFPITPQTEIVEALAKWCEQGELAARFVSMDSEHSMMTAAGAAEVTGARVFTATSSQGLLHAFEVLYSISGWRAPLVLVNVSRALAAPITLESDHNDVLAARDAGFLQIHAETCQEVLDSILMAYRIAEDERVMLPVIVNLDGFTLSFTREPVTVPDPATVRRFLPPFRPSHLGFTASSPHALGVAVIGGTTYAYFRHQVHLAAQNALEVHREAADSFQVLFGRRYDLVEGYRLDDAEDVLVMTNAGASKGKAAVDVARAQGKRVGLLRLRVIRPWPADAIRQALRGRRAVAVLDQNLAPGQGGILYQEIAACLYHETARPRALCSFIGGLGGQNLSAGEFQTVFEQTAQAGVTGRGCGPVLLYSTEEHQEMTQLQMVAAGGLKPET
- a CDS encoding 2-oxoacid:acceptor oxidoreductase family protein; its protein translation is MVAVRFHGRGGQGAKTASRILGTAAFVSGYVAQDSPIYGAERRGAPVAAFTRFGREPIRERGAIAHPDVIVVADASLLDDAVARVLDGATGQTVLFVNSSLSAEALRAHVSLPEYVTTRDVTGVALQQLGAREAISALLGAVAARLVGLEWEPVRSAIEGELRDLGLAEPVIERNLTVARQCYDSVESARLPQGRGQAVNAASLHHPTYETPTKGTARIAAAGNSVLRETGGWRTFRPVLIPDKCNGCWLCFVYCPDGVITMNREDRPVVDYDHCKGCQICVHECPTHALIAEREQEGGVAWTAK
- a CDS encoding YtxH domain-containing protein → MADQSHNCSGAGMSIAFLSGAVLGAMAAILYAPKSGVETRAALRGYARRTEEEMLEKAREIRQDISQTVDEAKRYLRETEATIAAAVAAGKEAFKKERADRA
- a CDS encoding c-type cytochrome, which produces MVERRGSLAVTAMLFVALLCGSSLAWAAGHDVMRPRVPADKMAEARALRSPVPDAPQTIEKGKALYAGKGTCINCHGAEGDGNGPLAAQLNPAPRNFQHHGFWRHRTEGEIFWVIKHGSPGTSMIGFGEQLTDEEIWAILQYERTFRRHHGMRGMRGRGPMGHGGMRDSREGDRMDGSEEESAPTQTPSSPEKE
- the ppk2 gene encoding polyphosphate kinase 2, with protein sequence MAAGFIGEAGRILSEEDLRRINTPRGLIQLIKSKNINLDEVRKTLLYEQELRQLQVELVRLQRWVQADGQRIAILVEGRDAAGKGGTIRRFTEHLNPRAMRVVALPKPTDDERGQWYFQRYIRQLPNKGEIVFFDRSWYNRAVVEPVMGFCSKKEHQRFLQQVTEFEHMLYEDGVTIIKFWFSISKEEQAKRFEARRQNPLKQWKLSPVDEKAQEMWDSYTRFKEEMFSKTHTTFSPWIIVKANDKQAARLEGLRYVLNLLPYRGKDEAQIRLTPDPNVITRFHRKMAELDF
- a CDS encoding DsrE family protein gives rise to the protein MATFIISGSRGTDDPTMATLPFMAAKTAKEQGHDVVLWLWNEAVTLGRKGTADHVTGVNLTALKDLLAAVQAAQIPIWVCGACAVARQISGTDLVAGATIKGMADYIKAVAERDRNVAF
- a CDS encoding c-type cytochrome codes for the protein MGGRRTVMIGCALVMLMGLFSFPRLLLGSDQTRVKEMIQNNCAGCHRLEGKAESRFNLKAPDLIWAGSKYQRSWLLRYLTGKEAPLYPKGYRWDLSEGPTRHPVVTEDEAQGIAEYFEQHNKDSRVKVGAFDVSKISKFDATFGGMAYKAHACLGCHLIEENGKLIGGPQSISLAASGQRYNMDWLFRFGQNPQDFITHTGEFLADATEPQLRAVIGFLAVQGVKDFKYYEPWTAPEFGMASADRGKVLYKEYCAQCHGFTGKGDGPAASGLEPKPAIHANIPFDKVPTDYLYNVINHGGAAMGKSPNMPYWGLTIGQQGVADVMAYLKATFKGGADVAQATVGGEGPSGVCPQPRKTAKAPADFLSKTSPLPHSDATVQAGKTLFLQTAQPVACAMCHGEKGNGQGFMGAALIPPPRNFTCGSMMKDLPDGQLFWIIKNGSPGTGMMSFAGLPDEQVWQLIAYVRSLAK
- a CDS encoding c-type cytochrome, whose amino-acid sequence is MRGVMEEARRERGRWSPVVGGLVLLLGIAAGTAAQEDDKHTIEPAQARRAVTLIHARCAVCHTTDLIVQQRLPPDRWQVTVEKMMHWGADLSKDEAAALLQFVTTRYHPGAPDHLPSIEEELAMTAPAGGPSTASDGPLVGVSARGAEIFARNCQACHGEGAMGGAGPKLVRNKILKNEGAFWETVLHGRGPMPAWSAVLSHQEIADIHAWLASR
- a CDS encoding sulfite oxidase, yielding MAVTRRALLERVLQGIGVGVVAGGVDRALADSQVEATGQASGPLTVRVSRPFDAETPVREFTSWLTSNERFFVRSHFGPPSAEAIQPESWRLTVKGLVKDELTLTLPELKKFDPITITAVLQCSGNGRAHHRPKVPGVQWERGAAGNAQWTGVRLRDVLQRAGVKPQGLHVQMQGADRPALPTVPLFTRSIPIAKALHPDTLLAYEMNGRPLPLLHGAPLRVITPGWMAESCMKWLTEITLRADETLGYYMQQAYRIPETSIQQGSGLPGSVMVPVEQMPVKSLIAAPGEGDTLKTGPVTIQGVAWAGESPITKVEVSCDDGKTWEPARLVGEEQPYAWRQWQYLWNARQVGPTAILCRATDAQGIQQPEKSPWNPGGFLWNGWDRLSVMVAA
- a CDS encoding OsmC family protein, whose protein sequence is MKLSVAYQGGARYDILSDRHRVVTDQPVEDGGADAGMSPVELFVGSVASCVGYFVGNFCARHDISRDGLKVEAEWTMAEQPHRVGQIHLSIRLPHRITPELKERLLKVAHGCTVHQSVVVPVRVAIELNPHT
- a CDS encoding c-type cytochrome is translated as MRHFMLGSLLAIAVVGGCVGSQGSGGVGRSGLGQAESGGIDAVFSHPSPDSIPGGQRGEQIRLGYQLVVHTQEFAASYVGNGLTCANCHLDAGLDPNSASYVGLSRAYPEYRARAGRVVTLADRINECFERNLNGKPIPQDSHKLQAIVAYIEWLSKDVPADSRMAWRGIPTIQSPKPPDAVNGVKVFTARCAFCHGADGQGTMAGPPLWGPQSYTLGAELALVPVAAAFIKSNMPRTRGWALSDQDAYDVAAYINAQPRPDFPDKGHDWPKGGKPADVPY